Below is a window of Andreesenia angusta DNA.
TTTATGTCTTTTTCCGACATCAAGAGTGCTATCTCGCCTACAGGGGTGTCTGGCTCAGCTGTGATCACCTTTTTGCTCATTGCGCTCTCCACAGGCTCTCTCAGAGTATCCTTCAGCTCTTCCCTGTATTTTTCCGGTGTCTGTCTGTAGAGAAGCACCTCTAAGAGCTCTAGATAGTCGGGTACCAGCAGGAGCTGTCCATGACTTAAGACATCACTCTCAGATATAACCCCTATTAGATATCCGTTATCGTCCACAACTGGAAGCCCACTTATCTCATTTTTTACCATCTTTATAACTGCATCGCTTATAAGTTCCTCTGGCTTTACCGTCACAACATCTGTTTTCATTATATCTTTAGCGTACATATATATCCCTCCTATTTTTCAGACAAAAGCTTGTTGGCGGAAAGCTCCATGCCTATGGCTCCTATAGGAGCTGTCAACAGTATTGCAAGCACCGAAATGGCCAGTATAGCCTCCCCTGACTCCACTCCCCTTGAAAGCGGAATGGCCCCTATGGCGGCCTGCACTGTGGCTTTCGGTATGTAGGCAATTGCGCAAAAAAGCCTCTCTTTCGCATTTAATTTCGATCCCAAAAGCGAAATCATAACACCTATCCCCCTAGCTATTATCCCTATGATTATTATTGCTATACTCTTTATACCCATGTCTAGCGCAACTGAAATATTTACTTCTGAGCCTATCAGCACAAATAAAAATATCTGCGCAAAAAACCATATGTCATTCAAGCCTTTCTCCAGAGGCTTGACCTTGTCTTTGAGCTTTTCCAAGAGGAAGAATCCCATTGTCATAACTCCCAACAGACCCGATATGGCTATGCTCTTTTCAAGCATCACCATAAAGAGCCCAGAAGCCAGCACGAGCAGCAGCCTT
It encodes the following:
- a CDS encoding CBS domain-containing protein, with product MYAKDIMKTDVVTVKPEELISDAVIKMVKNEISGLPVVDDNGYLIGVISESDVLSHGQLLLVPDYLELLEVLLYRQTPEKYREELKDTLREPVESAMSKKVITAEPDTPVGEIALLMSEKDINRVVVVEKHKVIGIVARRDIIAAISDVLQP